A genomic window from Elaeis guineensis isolate ETL-2024a chromosome 3, EG11, whole genome shotgun sequence includes:
- the LOC105041777 gene encoding putative pumilio homolog 8, chloroplastic: MQTPLRPIPILFSKRGEKRPAKKLGVHEKREMEMLLDEIPHATSPHHHHDNGDARAGNDRAHQIQQMHPAHDMHGCAANDDGPSPSHGLLSGHGHGAGHAWMTPPPLLSDCMMEELGLVAGLRCLSIGDGREAPPALPPAPALANGGMSPYLSQSNYGNNLAFGGALGDVYGEPRRSVLPNHGSGLQQHCSTDADLSESWLEAHLLDARASCSNDLYTATENFLYRGEAIGADGAFDANLDYKGTRGSGFPSSFLQVPHKRVDLGQDVDALNSLSPVHAGLSKQDYSLPYSWAPQSVLLSRNLRNIEAFGCEDSSIMQGKGLHFVGNRWHDLLQERKRSQLDDRMYLRGVPVTNVNSLVDVHSPKPGCSPSLASKFDYLMGIEGYMCYIAKNQHGCRFLQRKFDEGRHFVDFIFDRIIDHIEELMVDPFGNYLMQKLLDVCSDGQRMRIIRKLMQDAEELVRISIDIHGTRAVQKLIETLKTRLQIALVISALRPGILDLIKDLNGNHVVQRCLQTFTAKDNKFIFDAATKHCVDIATHQYGCCILQRCISHSTGEDWRELVAEISANGLTLAQDCFGNYVVQYILELKSPLVIANLVSQFEGNYVQLSMQKFSSHVVEKCLKVFGEDDRETIILELLSVSQFEQLLQDPYANYVIQSALQNTKGSLRSALVNAIHPHAAILRTSPYCKRIFSQLKK; encoded by the exons ATGCAAACCCCCCTCCGTCCAATCCCAATTCTCTTCTC GAAAAGAGGGGAGAAGAGGCCGGCAAAGAAGCTTGGAGTCCACGAAAAGAGGGAGATGGAGATGCTACTCGATGAGATCCCCCATGCAACATCTCCTCATCACCATCATGATAATGGTGATGCTCGCGCCGGCAATGACCGTGCCCATCAGATACAGCAGATGCATCCGGCTCATGACATGCATGGTTGCGCTGCCAATGATGATGGTCCATCACCATCCCATGGGCTTCTCAGTGGCCATGGACATGGCGCCGGTCATGCATGGATGACCCCGCCGCCCCTGCTGTCGGACTGCATGATGGAAGAGCTCGGCTTGGTCGCCGGGCTGCGCTGCCTGAGCATCGGTGATGGTCGGGAAGCACCGCCTGCGCTCCCGCCGGCGCCGGCGCTTGCGAACGGTGGGATGAGCCCTTATCTTTCCCAGAGCAATTATGGCAACAATTTAGCGTTTGGCGGTGCTTTAGGTGATGTTTATGGGGAGCCTCGGCGCTCTGTTCTCCCAAACCATGGGTCTGGATTGCAGCAGCATTGCTCTACGGATGCTGATTTATCGGAGTCGTGGCTTGAGGCCCACCTGTTGGATGCTCGAGCATCCTGTTCCAATGATCTTTATACTGCAACGGAGAATTTCCTATACAGAGGGGAAGCAATTGGTGCTGATGGTGCTTTTGATGCAAACTTGGATTACAAGGGAACCCGGGGTTCAGGTTTTCCCTCGTCTTTCTTGCAGGTGCCACATAAAAGGGTGGATCTTGGCCAGGATGTCGATGCTCTGAATTCCCTGAGCCCCGTTCATGCCGGTCTTTCTAAGCAAGACTATAGCTTGCCATATAGTTGGGCGCCTCAGTCGGTGTTGCTGTCGAGAAACCTGAGAAATATCGAGGCTTTTGGATGTGAGGACAGTTCGATTATGCAGGGGAAGGGGCTGCATTTTGTTGGGAACCGATGGCATGATCTTCTGCAGGAGAGGAAAAGGTCGCAGCTTGACGACCGGATGTATTTGAGAGGCGTCCCTGTCACAAATGTGAATAGTTTGGTTGATGTTCACAGCCCAAAGCCTGGTTGCTCTCCAAGTTTGGCATCAAAATTTGATTATTTGATGGGCATTGAAGGGTATATGTGCTACATTGCGAAGAACCAGCATGGGTGTCGATTCTTGCAGCGTAAATTTGATGAGGGAAGGCATTTTGTGGATTTCATATTTGACAGGATCATCGATCATATTGAGGAGCTCATGGTGGATCCCTTTGGAAATTATCTCATGCAGAAGCTTCTGGATGTATGCAGCGACGGACAAAGGATGCGAATCATCCGCAAGCTGATGCAAGATGCAGAGGAGCTCGTCAGAATCTCTATAGACATACATGG GACAAGGGCTGTACAGAAGCTGATAGAGACTCTAAAAACCAGGCTGCAAATTGCTCTGGTTATTTCAGCACTACGACCAGGGATTTTGGATCTCATCAAGGATCTAAACGGCAATCATGTGGTACAACGGTGCCTTCAAACTTTTACGGCCAAGGATAATAAG TTTATTTTTGATGCTGCTACAAAGCATTGTGTTGATATTGCAACCCATCAATATGGATGCTGTATCTTGCAACGATGCATCTCTCATTCTACTGGGGAAGATTGGAGGGAATTGGTTGCAGAAATCTCTGCTAATGGACTCACACTGGCTCAAGATTGTTTTGG AAATTATGTTGTTCAGTACATCCTAGAGCTGAAAAGCCCATTAGTAATTGCAAATTTGGTATCTCAATTTGAAGGAAATTATGTACAGCTCTCAATGCAAAAATTCAGCAGCCATGTAGTAGAAAAATGCCTCAAGGTATTTGGGGAAGATGATCGGGAAACTATCATATTAGAATTGCTTTCAGTGTCTCAGTTTGAGCAGTTACTGCAAGATCCTTACGCTAATTATGTCATTCAATCGGCTCTTCAAAATACCAAG GGTTCTCTTCGTAGTGCACTGGTTAATGCCATCCATCCTCATGCCGCAATTCTCCGAACCAGCCCATACTGCAAGCGGATCTTTTCTCAACTAAAGAAGTGA